In Hermetia illucens chromosome 5, iHerIll2.2.curated.20191125, whole genome shotgun sequence, a single window of DNA contains:
- the LOC119657840 gene encoding uncharacterized protein LOC119657840 — MELRVILPIWTTFCMVSGFAWAELRNITSKHGLQRDKRFIVYLGSGVHKFVCGVSIPVSLEDKKPWRSLGAVYGFQGQYSVPVTPIYWWDKWEGRSLAEAKMQYNKDGSYVPDESRVFIYALIEYYLNRAGKNGRQCLLRAICENALVDEFGGIVGEVIGAILRPSDDSDNVYKDAYKAGRYGAICASMYPICPEGQGLFDGLTVTRSSKYYKNMG; from the exons ATGGAATTACG AGTGATTCTACCAATTTGGACAACGTTCTGCATGGTAAGTGGTTTCGCATGGGCAGAACTCCGTAACATAACCTCGAAGCATGGTCTGCAAAGGGATAAGCGATTTATTGTATATTTAGGATCTGGTGTTCACAAA TTCGTTTGTGGTGTATCTATTCCAGTATCTTTAGAAGACAAGAAACCATGGCGATCACTTGGTGCTGTTTATGGTTTCCAGGGTCAATATTCAGTGCCCGTGACACCTATTTATTGGTGGGATAAATGGGAAGGAAGATCATTGGCAGAAGCGAAAATGCAATATAACAAAGATGGATCTTATGTACCAGATGAATCGCGCGTATTTATTTATGCATTAATAGAATATTATCTAAATCGAGCAggaaagaatggtcgacaatgCTTATTACGTGCAATTTGTGAAAATGCTTTGGTAGATGAATTTGGTGGAATTGTCGGAGAAGTTATAGGCGCAATTCTCAG GCCTTCAGATGATTCAGATAATGTATACAAGGATGCGTATAAGGCTGGAAGGTATGGTGCCATCTGTGCATCTATGTATCCCATATGCCCGGAAGGACAGGGGCTCTTTGACGGTTTGACAGTAACAAGGTCATCTAAATACTACAAGAATATGGGATAA